The Desulfoscipio gibsoniae DSM 7213 genome contains a region encoding:
- a CDS encoding tyrosine-type recombinase/integrase encodes MTDYVFKSLIGTCIKDFIDQKRALGYPYRSSARILHHLDMLAYEKFPGESMLTKEMCTAWLRLKPGEHPNGLLRRVTPVRQLGKYMKGLGYDAYVIPGHIPDRQIKYEAHIYTDAELKAFFKAIDHCPPSPFSPTRRYVIPVIFRMLYCCGLRSSEARMLKTEDIDLDTGKITVRESKGWKARIVYMSDDLRDVCREYDSIMESIFPGRQVFFPNKDGNYFNKSMLNYWFHEFWDKLPESGAVAGNPVRVHDFRHGYAVHRLNQWVREGQDINALYPYLSEYMGHSRYADTDYYLSLMEDFYPEMEWRLSSVNDDILPEVHHEEE; translated from the coding sequence ATGACTGATTATGTATTTAAGAGCCTGATTGGCACCTGCATTAAGGATTTTATTGATCAAAAGCGAGCGCTGGGCTATCCCTACCGGTCTTCGGCACGGATTCTTCATCACCTTGATATGCTTGCATACGAGAAATTCCCAGGCGAGAGCATGCTTACAAAGGAAATGTGTACCGCATGGCTCCGCTTAAAACCCGGAGAGCATCCGAACGGTCTTTTGCGAAGGGTTACTCCGGTAAGACAGCTTGGTAAGTATATGAAGGGGCTCGGGTATGATGCTTACGTGATTCCGGGGCACATCCCGGATAGGCAGATTAAATATGAGGCACATATTTATACGGATGCCGAGTTGAAAGCTTTTTTCAAGGCTATCGACCATTGCCCGCCTTCGCCGTTTTCACCGACCCGAAGATATGTTATCCCTGTCATTTTTCGTATGCTGTACTGCTGCGGGTTGCGTTCCTCGGAAGCGCGAATGTTAAAAACAGAAGATATTGACCTTGATACGGGCAAGATAACTGTCCGGGAGTCTAAGGGCTGGAAAGCCAGAATCGTGTATATGAGCGATGATCTACGTGATGTATGCAGGGAGTATGATTCCATCATGGAATCCATATTCCCAGGCAGACAAGTGTTTTTCCCAAACAAGGACGGGAATTACTTTAACAAGTCAATGCTTAACTATTGGTTCCATGAGTTTTGGGATAAGCTTCCAGAATCCGGTGCTGTTGCCGGAAACCCCGTAAGAGTCCACGATTTTCGCCACGGGTATGCCGTGCACAGACTGAACCAATGGGTCAGAGAAGGACAGGATATTAATGCGCTTTATCCTTACCTCAGCGAATATATGGGGCATTCCCGCTATGCTGACACGGATTATTATCTGTCCCTTATGGAAGACTTTTACCCTGAAATGGAATGGCGGCTTTCTTCTGTAAATGATGACATCTTGCCGGAGGTGCATCATGAAGAAGAATGA
- a CDS encoding tyrosine-type recombinase/integrase, which produces MTKLESTIKIVLDQLRPKLASETWESRRRYFNQMLQCAESLGITEPCAELYDAFIADDNGSPERRSLHIRCVKLVDELACTHAKDEHGILFNEPPMPCEAEVQEFFNGRKFPIAAGVRIDYLIVKAEIEINYLHLTVSTMGQYKHSWMDIRRYFYDAGISEYDEALMQSFIQRMNSLRSNGFMKEWKWKINRKAAYVLMEIADTGHFQWGLIKRDTDCGNLEIESIRSQYLKSLEQRNLSKATIGLHDYVFRKMTEFTEIDALKDLKSLAPETIQLAVTKFADICNRRSMATIIPILRSLLEFLYAIGLLRTNLSGIVMGVFVQKGSVAAYLSEKDQANLMSQLEKEPKRTKAIILLAMKLGLRDCDICSLTFQEIDWRKDRIRLNQKKTGVPLALPLLPDIGNALMDYILNERPKRTDHYPYIFLRKQAPYNKLSSVYSICSKLLERQKVKPVNGTAKGTHLFRYSMVHRLLAAKVPHQVITDVLGHVSKESDKPYISMEESMLRMCALDLSVIGRVSWRGGTSDD; this is translated from the coding sequence ATGACAAAGCTTGAAAGCACTATCAAAATTGTTTTAGACCAATTGAGACCTAAGCTTGCCAGTGAAACCTGGGAATCCAGACGCCGCTACTTTAACCAGATGCTGCAGTGTGCTGAATCACTTGGCATAACGGAGCCGTGCGCCGAATTGTATGATGCGTTTATTGCAGATGACAATGGTTCGCCGGAACGCCGATCACTGCACATACGCTGTGTAAAGCTGGTTGACGAATTAGCGTGTACTCACGCCAAGGATGAACATGGCATCCTGTTCAACGAGCCGCCCATGCCGTGCGAAGCTGAGGTTCAGGAATTTTTTAATGGCCGGAAGTTTCCAATTGCCGCAGGTGTTCGTATTGATTACCTCATTGTCAAGGCTGAAATAGAGATTAATTACTTGCATCTCACAGTTTCTACAATGGGACAATACAAGCATTCCTGGATGGATATACGGCGCTATTTTTACGATGCCGGCATCTCAGAGTATGATGAGGCATTGATGCAAAGCTTTATCCAGAGAATGAACAGTTTGCGCAGCAATGGCTTCATGAAAGAATGGAAGTGGAAAATCAACCGTAAAGCCGCATATGTTTTGATGGAAATCGCAGACACGGGACATTTTCAATGGGGGCTAATCAAGCGTGACACAGATTGCGGCAACTTGGAAATTGAATCCATTCGCTCACAGTATCTTAAATCGCTGGAACAGAGAAACCTCAGCAAGGCTACCATTGGACTGCATGATTATGTGTTCCGAAAAATGACGGAGTTTACAGAGATAGACGCACTGAAGGATTTAAAATCTCTCGCACCTGAAACAATCCAGCTTGCAGTCACAAAATTTGCGGATATCTGCAATAGGCGGAGTATGGCCACAATAATACCAATCCTGCGGTCACTGCTGGAGTTTCTTTATGCTATTGGTCTGCTGAGAACGAATTTATCCGGCATTGTAATGGGCGTTTTTGTTCAGAAAGGTTCAGTTGCCGCTTACCTATCGGAAAAGGATCAGGCAAACTTGATGTCACAACTGGAAAAGGAGCCCAAGCGTACAAAAGCGATAATCCTTCTTGCCATGAAACTGGGATTGCGCGATTGTGACATCTGCAGCCTCACTTTTCAGGAGATTGACTGGCGGAAAGACAGAATCAGGCTGAATCAGAAAAAAACCGGTGTTCCTCTTGCACTGCCATTACTGCCGGATATCGGCAATGCGCTGATGGATTACATCCTAAACGAACGGCCCAAACGCACTGATCACTATCCGTATATATTCTTACGGAAACAAGCACCGTACAACAAGCTATCTTCTGTTTACTCTATTTGTTCAAAGCTTCTTGAACGACAGAAGGTTAAACCAGTAAATGGTACCGCTAAAGGCACACACCTTTTCCGATATTCCATGGTACACCGGCTGCTGGCTGCAAAGGTGCCCCATCAAGTCATAACAGATGTCCTCGGCCATGTTTCAAAGGAATCGGACAAGCCGTACATCTCTATGGAAGAATCCATGCTCAGGATGTGTGCACTGGATCTGTCCGTCATCGGAAGAGTTTCCTGGAGAGGAGGCACTTCAGATGACTGA
- the istB gene encoding IS21-like element helper ATPase IstB has protein sequence MTNQSTIDKLIEMRLTAMSNSFRNQLTDAKMKEVPFEDRFGMLVDIEYSSRKNNRLKRLIRNADFDQPDASVMDIDYTSGRKLNKQLITRLATCEYITEYRNIFITGATGSGKTYMACAFGMEACKQYYTAKYVRLPDLLIDLEMARNEGTYKKVMAKYANPLLLIIDEWLLLKPNENERKDIFELLHRRRKKSSTIFCSQYRADGWYEQLGGNDGPLADAILDRIVHDAYKINIESIDPSRDISMREVYGLDKILSE, from the coding sequence ATGACAAACCAAAGTACGATTGATAAATTAATTGAAATGCGCCTGACTGCCATGTCAAATTCATTCCGCAACCAGCTGACTGATGCCAAAATGAAAGAAGTACCTTTTGAGGATCGCTTCGGTATGCTGGTAGACATTGAATACAGCAGCCGAAAAAATAACCGTTTAAAAAGACTGATCAGGAATGCTGATTTTGACCAGCCGGATGCTAGTGTCATGGACATTGATTATACATCTGGACGTAAGTTAAACAAGCAACTTATCACAAGGCTTGCAACCTGTGAATATATCACGGAATATCGTAACATTTTCATTACCGGAGCCACAGGTAGCGGGAAAACATATATGGCCTGTGCCTTTGGTATGGAAGCCTGCAAGCAGTATTATACTGCAAAGTACGTAAGACTCCCTGACCTTCTAATAGACCTTGAAATGGCAAGGAATGAAGGCACCTACAAAAAGGTCATGGCGAAATATGCTAACCCATTACTGCTCATTATTGATGAATGGTTGCTGCTAAAACCAAATGAAAATGAACGCAAAGACATTTTCGAATTACTACATCGCCGTAGGAAGAAATCCTCTACTATCTTCTGTTCCCAATACAGAGCAGACGGCTGGTATGAGCAGCTCGGTGGTAACGATGGTCCCCTGGCGGATGCCATACTGGATCGTATCGTTCATGATGCATATAAAATCAATATCGAAAGCATTGATCCGTCCAGGGACATTTCAATGCGTGAGGTATACGGTTTAGATAAAATACTTAGTGAATAA